Proteins encoded in a region of the Pseudomonas sp. PDNC002 genome:
- a CDS encoding class I SAM-dependent methyltransferase, with amino-acid sequence MSEKSVDLEFSRKYDRKHAERYLRKHQAGLSRKLSHWRDVQIARQALKLAGQPNLVLDLPCGAGRFWPMLAEKENRVIIGADNSADMIAVACAGQPNEVVKRVRPLQTSAFAIDLPDNAVDSIFSMRLMHHIGEADDRLTMLREFHRVTRDSVILSLWVDGNFKSWKRTRAESARKKHAYQNRFVIPAKTIEAEFREAGFKVQDHIDFVPLVHMWRVYILRKE; translated from the coding sequence ATGAGTGAAAAGTCCGTTGATCTGGAGTTCTCCCGCAAGTACGACCGCAAGCACGCAGAGCGCTATCTGCGTAAACACCAGGCCGGACTGTCGCGGAAACTTTCCCATTGGCGAGATGTCCAGATAGCCCGCCAGGCGCTCAAGCTTGCCGGTCAGCCCAATCTGGTACTCGACCTGCCCTGCGGTGCCGGGCGCTTCTGGCCCATGCTGGCGGAGAAGGAAAACCGGGTGATCATCGGGGCGGACAATTCCGCCGATATGATCGCCGTGGCCTGTGCCGGTCAACCGAACGAGGTTGTAAAACGCGTTCGACCTTTGCAGACTTCCGCTTTTGCCATTGATCTTCCGGACAATGCCGTCGACAGCATCTTCTCGATGCGCCTGATGCACCACATCGGCGAAGCGGACGATCGACTGACGATGTTGCGCGAGTTCCACCGCGTAACCCGTGATTCGGTGATCCTGTCGCTATGGGTAGATGGCAACTTCAAGTCCTGGAAACGCACGCGTGCCGAGTCGGCTCGCAAGAAACATGCTTACCAGAACCGCTTCGTGATTCCCGCCAAGACCATCGAGGCGGAGTTCCGCGAGGCTGGTTTCAAGGTCCAGGATCACATCGATTTCGTCCCGCTCGTTCATATGTGGCGGGTCTATATTCTGCGCAAGGAGTAA
- a CDS encoding lipopolysaccharide kinase InaA family protein produces MAADLASLQQISGENAIDRWLQIPGKWVEEPNRRRGGESGVQRVLTSDGRLLYRKQQVGHIYRDLLHPFGYPTAIRERNALKAAESLGVKVPTVVYAGCRKVDGEWQALLVTESLDGYSSLEDCYARGDHERWGEASHQRILQQYGSTLAKLNAGHWQHGCLYLKHVFVRVDGDKIDVALIDMEKARRRFSAKRAARHDLRQVKRRSSWTEAQWQAFVYGYQAAFGSAIKGLQT; encoded by the coding sequence ATGGCCGCTGATCTGGCATCTCTGCAGCAAATTTCCGGTGAAAACGCTATCGACCGCTGGTTGCAGATTCCCGGCAAATGGGTGGAGGAGCCGAATCGGCGGCGCGGAGGTGAAAGCGGCGTGCAACGCGTGCTGACCTCCGATGGGCGCCTGCTGTACCGCAAGCAGCAGGTCGGTCATATCTATCGCGATCTGCTGCATCCTTTCGGCTACCCCACCGCTATCCGCGAGCGTAATGCGCTCAAGGCCGCCGAGTCGCTGGGCGTGAAGGTGCCGACCGTGGTCTACGCCGGTTGCCGCAAGGTGGACGGTGAGTGGCAGGCACTGCTGGTCACCGAATCGCTGGACGGCTATTCGAGCCTGGAAGACTGCTACGCCCGTGGCGATCACGAGCGCTGGGGCGAAGCCTCCCATCAACGCATTCTGCAACAATACGGTAGTACCCTCGCCAAGCTGAACGCCGGCCATTGGCAACATGGCTGCCTGTATCTCAAGCATGTCTTCGTGCGGGTCGATGGCGACAAGATCGACGTGGCACTGATCGACATGGAGAAAGCACGCCGTCGTTTCAGCGCCAAGCGTGCCGCTCGTCACGATCTTCGCCAGGTCAAACGCCGTTCGTCGTGGACAGAAGCGCAGTGGCAAGCCTTTGTCTATGGTTACCAAGCGGCGTTTGGCAGCGCCATCAAAGGGTTGCAGACATGA
- the pncB gene encoding nicotinate phosphoribosyltransferase produces MSDSVFSRRIVQNLLDTDFYKLSMMQAVLHNYPNAEVEWEFRCRNEEDLRAYLDPVREQIERLAELSFSPQELAFLERIPFFKPDFIRFLGLFRFNPNYVQLGVENGEFFLRLKGPWLHVILFEVPLLATISEVRNRHRHPGTSLAAVRDRLQEKFDWLRREASADELAGFKMADFGTRRRFSYRVQEAVVRDLRDGFPGHFVGTSNVHLARELGVKPLGTMAHEWLMAHQQLGPRLIDSQAAALDAWVREYRGQLGIALTDCITMDAFLTDFDLYFAKLFDGLRHDSGDPLEWAEKAIRHYERLGIDPLTKTLVFSDGLNLPRALEIFRALRERIDISFGIGTHFTCDVPGVQPMNIVLKMTACNDHPVAKISDAPGKTQCKDENFLRYLRHVFKVPG; encoded by the coding sequence ATGAGCGACAGCGTATTTTCCCGGCGGATCGTGCAGAACCTGCTGGACACCGATTTCTACAAGCTGAGCATGATGCAGGCGGTGCTGCACAACTATCCCAACGCCGAAGTGGAGTGGGAGTTCCGCTGCCGTAACGAGGAGGACTTGCGCGCTTACCTCGATCCGGTGCGCGAGCAGATCGAGCGCCTGGCGGAGCTTTCGTTCTCGCCCCAGGAGCTGGCCTTCCTCGAACGCATTCCGTTCTTCAAGCCCGACTTCATCCGCTTCCTCGGACTGTTCCGCTTCAATCCCAACTATGTCCAGCTGGGGGTGGAGAACGGTGAGTTCTTCCTGCGCCTGAAAGGCCCGTGGCTGCATGTCATCCTTTTCGAAGTGCCGCTGCTGGCCACCATCAGCGAAGTGCGCAATCGCCACCGCCATCCGGGCACCTCGCTGGCCGCGGTGCGCGACCGTCTGCAGGAGAAGTTCGACTGGCTGCGCCGTGAGGCCAGCGCCGATGAGCTGGCCGGTTTCAAGATGGCCGATTTCGGCACCCGCCGGCGCTTCTCCTACCGCGTGCAGGAAGCGGTGGTGCGCGACCTGCGCGACGGTTTCCCCGGCCACTTCGTCGGCACCAGCAACGTACACCTGGCCCGCGAACTGGGGGTGAAGCCGCTCGGCACCATGGCCCACGAATGGCTGATGGCCCACCAGCAACTCGGCCCGCGCCTGATCGACAGCCAGGCCGCCGCACTGGATGCCTGGGTTCGCGAGTACCGTGGCCAGTTGGGCATCGCCCTGACCGACTGCATCACCATGGATGCCTTCCTGACCGATTTCGACCTGTACTTCGCCAAGCTCTTCGATGGCCTGCGCCACGACTCGGGTGATCCGCTGGAATGGGCGGAAAAGGCTATCCGGCACTATGAGCGCCTGGGCATCGACCCGTTGACCAAGACCCTGGTGTTCTCCGACGGGCTCAACCTGCCACGCGCGCTGGAAATCTTCCGCGCGCTGCGCGAGCGCATCGACATCAGCTTCGGCATCGGCACCCATTTCACCTGCGATGTCCCGGGCGTGCAGCCGATGAACATCGTGCTGAAGATGACCGCCTGCAACGACCATCCGGTGGCGAAGATCTCCGACGCGCCGGGCAAGACCCAGTGCAAGGACGAGAACTTCCTGCGTTATCTCCGGCACGTCTTCAAAGTACCGGGCTAG